The genomic interval TCAAATCGGATCTTTCTGATCTGGCAAAGGACACGCAAAAAGCTGATGAAGGGGTGGCTCCGCAAAACAGTTCTTTTTATGCCATGGGATGGGAAAGATCCTTAAATGGTCGAAATGAAATTTATCACGGCGGATTAAATCCAAATTATACTTCCTTTATCGCATTCAGACCTGATCAACGTATAGGAATAGCACTGCTGGCAAATTCAAATAGTGGCTATACTGAAATGATTGGTCATGATATATTGGATCTTTTAGGAAATGAACCTGTTTCAAAAAACTTCCAGACTGATGATAAGAATGATGCGGCCTACTCTGTTATCTGTTTAATTCTGGTAATTTATATGTTGACTCTATTGAGTTACTTTATTTATCTTATAATTGGGATTAGAAAAAAAGAAGTTCAATTTTCTGGATTTTCTTTTCATATAATTAAAAGAACAGGAATTGTATTGGTCCTGCTGCTTCCTGCGCTGCTTGGTATTTATCTTTTACCAGAAGCACTGGCTGGATTCACCTGGAAAGCTATTTATGTTTGGAGCCCTGTTAGTTTTGCCTATCTGATTGGTTGTTTTCTGGTTGCCATTGGAATGAGCTTTTCATTGTATGTTTTCAATTTGTTTTTTATAGAAAATAATAAATACAAAAGAATAGTGCCAAGTATACTGCTGATGAGTATTATTTCTGGTTTGTCTAATATCATTATTATCATCCTAATCACTTCCTCGGTAAACTCTACAATTGATGTTAAGTACCTGTTATTCTATTACTTTCTTACCATGCTATTATATCTTGGCGGAAGGAAATACGTACAACTAAACCTTATAAAGTATGCGAATGATATTATTTATGATCTAAGGAACCAGTTGATAACAAAAATATTTTCGACTTCTTTTCAACGATTTGAAAAACTGGATAGGGGGCGTATCTATGCTACAACAAGCGATGATGTCAATGCAATAGGACAAGCATCCAATATGCTGATCAACTTGTTTACGAGTCTGTTTACTGCAATTGCTGCCTTCTTATATCTGGGATCTATAGCGTTATGGCCTGCTGTTTTAACTGCGCTTGTTATTCTTATTATCGGTGGATTATATAATTACGTGGTTAGGAGTACAAACCTTTATTTTGAAAAGGCAAGAGACGCACAAAATGTATTTATGTCTTTAATTAATGGTATGATTGATGGTTTTAAGGAACTAAGTCTGCATCAATACAAAAAAGAAGAGTACAAAAAAGATGTTGGTCAAAGTGCTTATGTGCTAAAAACAACAGTTTCAACTGCAGATAAGAGATTTGTAAATGCATTCCTTGTTGGGGAGTCGTCATTAATCTTATTGTTGGGGTTGATTGCGTTTGCAGTGCCTAAGCTATTTCCTCAAATCAGTAATTCAGCAGTCTTAAGTTTTATCATTATTCTGCTCTATTTAGTCGGGCCGGTAAACAATATACTGAGTTCGGTTCCATCAATATTACGTCTTCGGGTTTCCTGGAAACGGATACAGACTTTTCTTGCTGAGATCCCAGCTACGATTGAACTTGGCTATAAACAACAGCAGTTATTGGAGAAAGTCGAATCTTTTGAAGTTAAAGATCTTGCATTCAGCTATGAAAATAAAGAACTTGATAGTTTCTTCTCGATTGGTCCAATCAGTTTTCAGATGAACAGCGGAGAGATTTTATTTATTGTTGGTGGAAATGGCAGTGGAAAAACAACCTTCGCAAAGGTATTAACAGGACTATATGTCCAGGATAGTGGGGAGTTTCTTATTAATGGCAGCAAGGTTAAAAATTCTCAGTTGAGTGAATATTTTTCTGCGGTTTTTAATCCTTCTTTCTTATTTGAAAAAATCTACATCAGAGAGGTCGAAGATAAGTCGGCTCAAATAGAGCATTACCTTGATCTGCTTCAATTAAAGGATATCGTTTCTGTGCAAGACGGATTGTATAATACAATTCGCTTATCAAGTGGGCAAAGAAAGAGGCTATCCTTATTGCAATGTTATCTGGAAGATTCCCCAATATA from Pedobacter sp. WC2423 carries:
- a CDS encoding cyclic peptide export ABC transporter codes for the protein MKMIYLKSFVSCLLLFLFSGQVYSKNPQLPGNVQNYIDNEVPKLMKKGGIPGLSLIILKDGQYRIMNYGYADVAQNQKVKLGTLFQLGSCSKAFTALAVLKLEREHKLSLNDDISAYISWMHPTYKGKTVNIKISQLLHHTSGISWKTISKIPQSDEPDALQKNILQIADIKLEHLPGKKFEYATINYDVLALIIAKVSGQSFEEYLQKNILDHLDLKNTTIGKPKQFSALAKGYKVGFFEPREYLAPVFKGNNAAGYVISDAEDIARWLMFQMGLVKSDLSDLAKDTQKADEGVAPQNSSFYAMGWERSLNGRNEIYHGGLNPNYTSFIAFRPDQRIGIALLANSNSGYTEMIGHDILDLLGNEPVSKNFQTDDKNDAAYSVICLILVIYMLTLLSYFIYLIIGIRKKEVQFSGFSFHIIKRTGIVLVLLLPALLGIYLLPEALAGFTWKAIYVWSPVSFAYLIGCFLVAIGMSFSLYVFNLFFIENNKYKRIVPSILLMSIISGLSNIIIIILITSSVNSTIDVKYLLFYYFLTMLLYLGGRKYVQLNLIKYANDIIYDLRNQLITKIFSTSFQRFEKLDRGRIYATTSDDVNAIGQASNMLINLFTSLFTAIAAFLYLGSIALWPAVLTALVILIIGGLYNYVVRSTNLYFEKARDAQNVFMSLINGMIDGFKELSLHQYKKEEYKKDVGQSAYVLKTTVSTADKRFVNAFLVGESSLILLLGLIAFAVPKLFPQISNSAVLSFIIILLYLVGPVNNILSSVPSILRLRVSWKRIQTFLAEIPATIELGYKQQQLLEKVESFEVKDLAFSYENKELDSFFSIGPISFQMNSGEILFIVGGNGSGKTTFAKVLTGLYVQDSGEFLINGSKVKNSQLSEYFSAVFNPSFLFEKIYIREVEDKSAQIEHYLDLLQLKDIVSVQDGLYNTIRLSSGQRKRLSLLQCYLEDSPIYLFDEWAADQDPEFRNFFYRTLLPDMRKAGKIIITITHDDRYFDVADRLFKMNNGKLELYDKLRLVE